The DNA segment GGGTCTCTGCCTCGCGGCGCAGGCTCTCGAAGCGCGCCGGCAGTTGGCGTTGGGCCTCTTTGTCCCCGCTACAGGCGCGGCGCACCAGCTCTTCCAACTGGACGATCTCGCTTCGCAGGCTCATGCTGGCTCTTCCATTCCGAGTGCAGTGGTCCGAGCGCACACGCCATTATACCATGATATCCCACTAGCTCAAAGCCAATGGCATGGCCTCGTTATTAGGCGGTGGTCACCGCGAGGGTGATTGGGTATCCAGTGGGGAACATGACGGCCGGGCTTCGCGAAAGATCATGTTGAATTCTATCCCGTTTCGGGTTATAATATTGATAGGAAATTATCGTGTTTTGCTTTATCTGCGTCGCATCCTGCCGGCTGGTTGTTCACACATCGCAACAAAGAAAGAGGGAGGTGACCCATGTGCCGTGTGTTAATCGTAGACGATGACCCCGACTTTGTCGAGATCACCCGCACCATCCTGGAAAAGGAAGGCTATCAGACGCTCACTGCATCCAACGGCCAACAGGCCCTCGACATCATGCGCAGTGATCCGCCTGATATCGTCCTGCTGGATATCATGATGCGCACCATCCTGGACGGGCTGTACGTGAGCCGGGAAATACAGACGGA comes from the Anaerolineae bacterium genome and includes:
- a CDS encoding response regulator, whose product is MCRVLIVDDDPDFVEITRTILEKEGYQTLTASNGQQALDIMRSDPPDIVLLDIMMRTILDGLYVSREIQTDPRLKNTRVIMVTSIADTPHASEFPTDEYLPIDAWFSKPINPKELLATLDKMCTHRRGTSSAQS